The Victivallis sp. Marseille-Q1083 DNA window CAACAAAGCCAACCGCGCCACCCGTCCGCTGGCCGCCGAAGCGGCCAGGCTGCTGCTGAGGCGCCTGCCGCAACTGATCGCGGCGCCGGACGATGCCGACGCCCGGCGCGACACGGCGGAAGCGGCGATGCTCGGCGCCATGGCATTCAGCGCCAGCGGCCTCGGCGCCGTGCACGGCCTGGCCCATCCGATCGGCAGTCTGCTGCATTTGCCGCACGGCGTCTGCTGCGCGGTGCTGCTGCCGGCAATCATGCGCTGGAACTTGCCGCAATGCCGCGCGGAACTGGAAGAATTGAGCCGTTACTGCCATTGCGGCGATGCCGAAGCGCTGATCGCCGCCGTCGGCCAGATGAACCGGGACTTCGGCCTGCCGGACTCCTTCCGCCCGGCCGGACTGCAAGCCGGAAATTTCGACTTCATCGTCAAAAACTGCCGGAGCGGCAGCATGAGTTGCAACCCGCGTCCGTTGACCGACGCCGATGTCCGCACATTGCTCAAGGAGCTGTCATGAGCGCGCCCGTCCTGCTGGTTCTCGGCCCCAATCCGGCCTGGCAGAAAACGCTATTTTTCGACGCGTTCCGGCCCGGCCAGGTCAACCGGGCCCATCGCCTGGAGGAATTCGCCTCCGGCAAGGGCATCAACTTCTGCCGGGCGGCCGGTTGTCACGGCCGGGCGACCACCTGTCTGGTTCAATTTCTCGGCGGACGCAGCGGTCAGTCGATCTCCGAAGCACTCGAACAGGAACAATTGCCGGCCGTCAGCATCCCGCTGGCAGCGGCCACCCGCTGCTGTACGACCTGCCTGGACGAGCCGGCCCAAAGCATGACCGAACTGATCGAACCGGCCGCCACGGCGGGGGAAGCGGCAGTCGAGGCATTTCTGGCCGCCGTGGCGGAGCGGGTTTCCGGCGCCGATGCAATGGCGCTCTGCGGAACGCTGCCGGGCGAAACGACGCCGGCGCTTTATGTCCGGGCGGCTCAACTGGCCGCCCGGGCCGGCAAAGCGCTGCTGGTCGATTCCTGGCAGCAGATTGAACCGGTATTGGCCACCGGCGGCCTCATCCACCTGAAAATCAACCGGGAGGAGCTGGTCTCTCTCGCCGGCGACCGGCAAATTCCGGCCGCCGCCGGCTGGATGTTCGAACATTTTCCGTTGAAAAGCCTCGCCGTCACCGACGGCGCCGCCAGCGCCTGGCTGACCGACGGCGTGCTGCTTCACCAATTCCATCTGCCCCGGCTGCCGCGAATCGTCAATCCGCTGGGCAGCGGCGATACCGCCGGAGCGGTATTTTTGAGCGAAC harbors:
- a CDS encoding PfkB family carbohydrate kinase — its product is MSAPVLLVLGPNPAWQKTLFFDAFRPGQVNRAHRLEEFASGKGINFCRAAGCHGRATTCLVQFLGGRSGQSISEALEQEQLPAVSIPLAAATRCCTTCLDEPAQSMTELIEPAATAGEAAVEAFLAAVAERVSGADAMALCGTLPGETTPALYVRAAQLAARAGKALLVDSWQQIEPVLATGGLIHLKINREELVSLAGDRQIPAAAGWMFEHFPLKSLAVTDGAASAWLTDGVLLHQFHLPRLPRIVNPLGSGDTAGAVFLSELVNHTPLAEAFAAGLAAASANCLSSRCGRFDPTDARILRRQITIESTQLQEKIDHE